In Molothrus aeneus isolate 106 chromosome 13, BPBGC_Maene_1.0, whole genome shotgun sequence, a genomic segment contains:
- the RAB11A gene encoding ras-related protein Rab-11A, translating to MGTRDDEYDYLFKVVLIGDSGVGKSNLLSRFTRNEFNLESKSTIGVEFATRSIQVDGKTIKAQIWDTAGQERYRAITSAYYRGAVGALLVYDIAKHLTYENVERWLKELRDHADSNIVIMLVGNKSDLRHLRAVPTDEARAFAEKNGLSFIETSALDSTNVEAAFQTILTEIYRIVSQKQMSDRRENDMSPSNNVVPIHVPPTTENKPKMQCCQNI from the exons TTGTACTTATTGGAGACTCTGGAGTAGGCAAGAGCAACCTTCTGTCTCGATTCACTCGCAATGAGTTTAACTTGGAAAGCAAAAGCACCATTGGAGTGGAGTTTGCAACGAGGAGCATCCAGGTGGATGGGAAGACAATAAAGGCTCAGATCTGGGACACAGCGGGGCAGGAGCGATACCGAGCCATAACCTCAGC gtacTACCGGGGGGCCGTGGGGGCGCTGCTGGTGTACGACATCGCCAAGCACCTGACGTACGAGAACGTGGAGCGGTGGCTGAAGGAGCTGCGGGACCACGCCGACAGCAACATCGTCATCATGCTGGTGGGCAACAAGAGCGACCTGCGCCACCTCAGGGCCGTCCCCACCGACGAGGCCAGGGCTTTCGCAG AGAAGAATGGTTTGTCATTTATCGAGACGTCTGCTTTAGACTCTACAAATGTGGAAGCAGCTTTCCAGACTATTCTGACAG agATCTATCGGATTGTTTCCCAGAAGCAGATGTCTGACAGACGTGAGAATGACATGTCCCCAAGCAACAACGTGGTTCCCATCCACGTCCCTCCAACcactgaaaacaaaccaaagatgCAGTGCTGTCAGAATATATAA